From Candidatus Palauibacter australiensis:
CCGCTCGGGCGTCGAGGCCCGCGGCTCCATCTTTCGCTGCAGCGAGCGGTCCAGCGTCGTGATGGACAATTGGACCTGCACCGCGTCATGGCGCGCGAGTTCGCGCAGGAGATCGATGTCCCGCGTCACTCGGTGGTGCTTGGTCACGATCCCGACCGGGTTCCGGGCTTCGGCCAGCACCTCGAGGCAGCGACGAGTGATCCCGAGGCGGCGCTCCACGGGCTGATACGGGTCCGTCACCCCGCTGAGCACGAGCACCTGGGGCTTCCAGCGGGGTGAGGCCAGTTCGCGCCTGAGCAGTGCCGGGGCCTCCGGCTTCGCCAGAATCCGGCTCTCGAAGTCGAGTCCCGCGGAGAGCCCGAAGTACTCGTGCGTGGGTCGCGCGTAGCAGTAGGAACATCCGGTCTCGCAGCCGCGGTACGGGTTCAGGCTGGCGTCGAAACCGAGGTCGGGACTGTGGTTGTAGGAGATGATCGAGCGGGATCGGTCCTCCAGGATCTCCGTCCGCGGATCCGGGTCGGACGCGAGCGTCCACGCCTCCCGCTCGATCGCGAGGGGGAGGAAGCGGTTCGCCGGGTTGTGCGCGCTTCCGCGTCCGCGAATCGAGCGCCGTCTCTCCGAAGCTCCGCCCATCGTCTCTCGAATGATGTATTTCGGTATTTATTCGGTATTCAGGGCTATAATGGCGAATGGGCCGTCGAAGCGTCAAGTCCCGCGAGTCGGCGCGGGGCCGCTCGGGGCTGGGCTGCGACGCGGGGCTGGGCTGCGACACCGGGGCTGGACTGCGACGCGACGCTGGCCGCGCCTGCGGAGACTAGAAGCTGATGCCCAGCCGGAGGGTCAGGGCGTCGTGCCGGGGTTCCCCATCGCCGCGGAGTACCTGCGACCCGATGGCGACATCCGACTCCATCAGCGAACCGATCCCGAATCCGTAGCGCACCTCGGGCCAGAGCCGGAAACCGAGGTCGAGTTCGAGGCCGACGCCGAACTCCGCACGCACCGGGCGTGCCGTGAGGAGGTCGTCCACACCCGAGAACGTGCTGGACGGGAAGGTGAGGACGGGCCCGCCCAGCACGTAGGGCTGAACGGCCGGCAGGGGGAGCCGGAGGCGGAAATCCAGCGGGATCTCCAGCATGTCGATGTCGAACTGGATCCGTTCGTCGCCGGCCATCGCGACGAGCTCCGGCATGCGATGGTAGATGAGGGCCGGCCGGATGGAGAAGGTCGCGAGATTGAAGTTCAGGAACACCCCGACGTGATACCCATCGGTGATATCCGTGAGATCGAATCCGTTCTCCGGCAGGA
This genomic window contains:
- a CDS encoding PA0069 family radical SAM protein, with translation MGGASERRRSIRGRGSAHNPANRFLPLAIEREAWTLASDPDPRTEILEDRSRSIISYNHSPDLGFDASLNPYRGCETGCSYCYARPTHEYFGLSAGLDFESRILAKPEAPALLRRELASPRWKPQVLVLSGVTDPYQPVERRLGITRRCLEVLAEARNPVGIVTKHHRVTRDIDLLRELARHDAVQVQLSITTLDRSLQRKMEPRASTPERRLAAIARLADAGIPVGVNVAPVVPGLTDHEIPAILEAATKAGAGRAIYIMLRLPFGVAALFEDWLRRNCPDRARKVLNRMRELRGGSLYASTFGERMRGRGPFAEQVARLFSLARAKHGIEPRDYDLSAEHFRPPRAGPQLGLFD